One Setaria viridis chromosome 5, Setaria_viridis_v4.0, whole genome shotgun sequence genomic region harbors:
- the LOC117856255 gene encoding uncharacterized protein, with protein MGNILRCFEGQEDHQGPVVHGGGGHYPYYQPQYYGHVSNFFLKEIRLLLANGHSVGKCLADRLQVSNVWVGNAGSVKLRGVSFTSKGFGIERVRDDYKQLSRVLQALIRISGGDITKVPPDYREFLALLGNDNLTMRDEFLIVNHAALLPMKNRTEVFLMLHDIIVKYLGRTNRAKKRRILSKLPYENDWLDTARANAQINKWVVKCQNEYRRTQLDLLRLNRNVRSHLHEYNDDNIEEILYCEWPELLMDMVKLLHLEGELEDTDIQNKFG; from the exons ATGGGAAACATCCTCAGGTGCTTCGAGGGACAAGAAGACCATCAAGGTCCAGTGGTTCACGGGGGCGGCGGCCACTACCCCTACTACCAGCCGCAGTACTATGGCCATG tttctaatttttttttgaaagaaataaggttactgttggcaaACGGTCAC tcAGTTGGCAAGTGCCTCGCTGATCGTCTGCAGGTCTCCAACGTCTGGGTCGGCAACGCTGGGAGTGTCAAGCTCAGGGGGGTCAGTTTCACCAGTAAAGGCTTTGGCATTGAGCGTGTGAGAGATGACTACAAGCAGCTGTCCAGGGTCCTCCAGGCGCTGATCAGAATCTCAGGTGGGGATATCACCAAAGTGCCTCCGGACTACAGAGAATTCCTCGCGCTCTTGGGTAATGACAACCTTACAATGAGAGATGAATTCTTGATTGTGAACCATGCCGCGCTGCTGCCCATGAAAAACCG CACTGAGGTCTTCCTGATGCTACACGATATAATTGTCAAATACCTTGGTCGTACAAACCGggcaaagaagaggaggatccTCTCGAAGCTCCCCTACGAGAATGACTGGTTGGATACTGCCAGGGCAAATGCACAGATCAACAAGTGGGTTGTCAAATGCCAAAACGAGTACAGAAGGACTCAGCTCGATCTACTGCGGCTCAACAGAAATGTAAGAAGCCACTTGCATGAGTACAACGATGACAACATTGAGGAAATCCTGTATTGTGAATGGCCCGAGCTGCTCATGGACATGGTGAAGTTGTTGCACTTGGAAGGTGAGCTCGAAGACACTGACATTCAAAACAAGTTCGGCTAG
- the LOC117854946 gene encoding transcription initiation factor TFIID subunit 13, with the protein MQNPATPAPAAAPSKGKSSAQNPSGHHAATPGPSGTPSKGKSAAAQAAAAGQASSSHHHAAGGADASATTLKRKRGVFQKDLQHMMYGFGDDPNPLPETVALVEDIVVEYVTDLVHKAQNVASKRGKLLTEDFLYLIRKDMRKLHRATELLSMNEELKQARKAFDVDEETLATNAV; encoded by the exons ATGCAGAACCCCGCCACGCCCGCCCCAGCGGCGGCCCCGTCCAAGGGCAAGTCGTCGGCGCAGAACCCTAGCGGGCACCACGCCGCGACGCCCGGCCCATCGGGGACGCCGTCCAAGGGcaagtcggcggcggcgcaggccgcggccgcgggccaGGCTTCGTCCTcccaccaccacgccgctgGGGGCGCCGACGCGTCCGCCACCACCCTCAAGCGCAAGCGCGGCGTCTTCCAGAAAGACC TGCAGCACATGATGTACGGATTTGGGGACGATCCAAAT CCACTTCCCGAAACCGTTGCACTTGTGGAGGACATTGTTGTGGAATATGTCACTGATCTG GTGCACAAGGCACAGAATGTTGCATCAAAGAGGGGGAAGCTCTTGACAGAGGATTTTCTTTACCTTATACGCAAG GATATGCGGAAACTGCACCGAGCTACTGAACTACTCTCCATGAATGAAGAGCTCAAGCAAGCAAGGAAAGCTTTTGACGTTGATGAAGAGACGCTTGCCACAAATGCCGTATGA
- the LOC117856256 gene encoding dnaJ protein ERDJ3B — translation MAAQRRAVLFATVLLLHHAVSTLAGTSYYDILQVSKDASEEQIKRAYRKLALKYHPDKNPNNEEADTRFAEINNAYEVLMDQEKRKVYDWYGEDGLKQFQGERSGGGGRTMNFKHVFSNFFGGRGMEKEGEQITKGDDVIVELDASLEDLYMGGSVKVWREKNMIKQAPGKRRCKCRNEIRQREIAPGVFYQISEQVCETCPNVKYVREGDSINVDIEKGMPDGQEILFCEEGEPKIDGEPSDLKFKIRTTRHERFRREGNDLHAAMTIPLILEALVGFKKNFNHLDNHSVEIGTEGITKPKEVRKFEGEGMPLYQSSSKGDLYITFDVVFPEHLTDDQKAKLTSILSFL, via the exons ATGGCGGCACAGAGGAGAGCGGTGCTGTTCGCCACCGTCCTCCTCCTGCACCACGCGGTGTCTACACTTGCTGG AACGAGCTACTATGACATACTGCAAGTGTCGAAAGATGCATCAGAGGAGCAAATCAAGAGGGCGTACCGCAAGCTTGCGCTGAAATACCACCCTGACAAGAACCCCAACAACGAGGAGGCCGACACACGATTTGCTGAGATCAACAATG CCTATGAGGTCTTGATGGAtcaggagaagaggaaggtcTATGACTGGTATGGCGAGGATGGGTTGAAGCAATTCCAGGGCGAGCGTAGTGGTGGAGGTGGTCGTACTATGAACTTCAAACACGTGTTTAGCAA TTTTTTTGGTGGCCGAGGGATGGAAAAGGAGGGAGAGCAAATAACTAAGGGTGATGATGTAATTGTTGAATTGGATGCTTCACTCGAGGACTTATACATGGGTGGTTCCGTAAAG GTTTGGAGGGAGAAAAATATGATTAAACAAGCTCCAGGCAAGAGGCGATGCAAATGTAGGAATGAAATTCGCCAACGAGAAATCGCTCCTGGAGTGTTCTATCAAATTAGTGAGCAG GTTTGTGAGACATGCCCAAATGTGAAGTATGTAAGAGAAGGTGATTCCATTAACGTTGATATtgaaaagggaatgccagatgGACAG gaaattttattttgcgAGGAAGGTGAACCTAAGATTGACGGAGAGCCTAGTGATTTGAAG TTTAAGATCCGGACAACACGGCATGAGCGCTTTAGAAGAGAAGGCAATGATTTACATGCAGCAATGACAATTCCACTAATA CTCGAAGCTCTTGTTGGTTTCAAGAAGAACTTCAACCACCTCGACAACCATTCAGTGGAAATCGGTACCGAG GGGATCACCAAGCCGAAAGAGGTTAGGAAGTTCGAAGGTGAGGGCATGCCACTGTACCAGAGCAGCAGTAAAGGAGACCTCTACATCACTTTCGATGTAGTCTTCCCAGAACACCTAACTGATGACCAGAAGGCCAAGCTGACGAGCATTTTAAGTTTTCTTTAG